DNA from Micrococcales bacterium:
GGTGGGCAAGTCGATCGCCCGCGAACTGGCAGGCATCGGCCACGACGTGATGCTCATCGACAAGGACCCGGTCCTCGTGGAGAGATCCCGTATCGAGGGCGTGGACATCGTCAAGGCGGACGCCTGCGAGATGGCGTCACTGGATCTGGTCGGCTTGGAGCGCTGCCAGGTCGTGGTGGCTGCCACAGGTGACGACAAGGTGAACCTGGTGGTATCCCTGCTGGCGAAGACGGAGTACGGGGTACCCCGAGTGGTCGCCCGCGTCAACCACCCGAAGAACGAGTGGCTGTTCGATGAGATGTGGGGCGTCGACGTCGCAGTGTCCACCCCGCGACTGCTCAGTGCCCTGGTCGAGGAGGCCGTGGCAGTCGGCGACCTCGTGCGCCTGCTGACCTTCCGCCAGAGCAAGACGAACCTGGTGGAGATGACACTTCCGCACGACTCGGCCGTGATCGGGATGGCCGTTGGTGACGTCGAGTGGCCGGTGGACACGTCACTGGTCGCGATCCTGCGCGAGGACCGGGTGATCTCCGCCACGCAGGACGACCCCTTGGAGGTCGGCGACGAGTTGCTGTTCGTCGCGGCCGAGGAGCAGGAGAAGGCGCTGTCCGACCTGCTGCACTGACCTGCGGCGGTGTCGCCGTGCCTGCTCAGCCGATCGCGGCGCAGGGCTTGGGCCCGCGCACCGGCAGTCCACCCAGCGCGGTCAGTTCGCCGGCGAGCGCCTGACCGGCCGCCCACCCGGAGGCCTGCACATCCCCGTACGTCAGCACCCGCTGACGCGCCGGCGCCTGCAGCGCCGGGTAGGGCGGGCCGGTGGCGACCCACACGTCCGTCGCACCCGGCGAGCCGGGAGACACCACGATCCGGGTCGGACCCGACCCCACACCCGCCGCCCGCAGACCCTGCCGCACCCCCACGGCGACCGGGCCGGAGCCGGACACGGTCGCGCCGCGGCGTACCAGGTTGCGGCAGGTGCCGAGCACGGTGATGCCCGCTGCGGCCGTGGTCCGGGCCACCCGCCGGGAGTCTGCCTTGCCGGGCATCGCGGGGTACTGGGGCCGCCCATCGAGCAGACCCAACCGCGCCTTGGCGGCCAGCACATGCCGGACCGCCGCGCGCACCCGGCTTCGTGACAGCACCGCCCCGCCGGCCGCCCGGCGCACCTCGGCGACGGCCGCCCCCGGGTCGTTGGGCATCAGCAGAACGTCGATACCGGCCGCCACCACATCGCGGTAGAGATTCGGCCGGCTGGCCACAGCTCCCATGCCCAGGGAGTCGCTGACCACCAGGCCGTCGAAGCCCATCTCGTCGCGCAGGATCCCGGTGACCACCTTCCTGGAGACCGTGGCCGGCTTGGAATCCACCGCGGGCACCGTGACGTGCGCGACCATGACCGCCGGAATGCCCGCATCCACGGCGTCCTGGAAGGGGGGCAGGTCGATACGCCGCATCTGGGCCCGGGAGTGGGTGACCTTGGCCAGTCCCAGGTGGCTGTCGGTCGCGGTGTCCCCGTGACCGGGGAAGTGCTTGGCTGTCGAGAGGATTCCCGCGGCATCGAAGCCACTCACCTGCCCGGTGACCGCGTCACCCACAACGTCTGGGAAGGCACCCGGGGAGCGGATCCCGATCACCGGATTACTGGGACGCACGTTGACATCGGCCACTGGCGCGAAGTCGATGTTCACGCCTGCAGCAGCGAGCCACCTGCCGGTCATCTCGGCCGCGTCGGCCGCAGCGGTCGTACCGGAACCACGGTTTCCCGCCACTGCGGCACCGAGCACCATAGCCCCGGGCAGCGTGACGGGCATCCGCAGGCGCCGCACGAGAGAGCCGTTCTCCTGATCGGCGCCGATGAGCAACGGCGGCAGGCCCGAGGCCCGAGCCTGCGCCTGCGCGGCCTGCACCACCCTGCGCCACTGGCGCGCGGTCCCCTGCGGCATCACGATGAGCCCGCCCGGGCGCGTCCGGCGCACAAGAGCACGCGCAGCCGCCGGGTCCAGGGAGTCCAGCGAAGGCATCAGCAGTTGGCGGATCCGCTGGCGGGGGGTCAGTTCCTCGTACACTTCGTCCACCGCGCTGTCCCCCGTGGCGAGCGACGAAGGCGGGTCGGCGGCGACCGCCGCGGGATCACCGGTGTCGGACGCCGCGCACCCCCCGATCAGCGCCACGGCCAGCCCGGCCACCAGGATCCTTCGCACCCGTCCACAGTAGGCGAGCGGCGCATTCGGCCCCGCTTGGCCCGCTGCCCTCCTGGCACTACGACGGAACCGGTCGTTGAACCCGTCTCCCACCGCGAAAACCGTTGCTGAAGGCCGCCTCACCGGTGAGATCCGATGCTCCTCGGGCCACCCTGCTGGCAGAATGGCGATGAGGGGGGCCACCCATCCCCCGCCGACGAGTGGTCGAAGGTCACCCCTATCGACATGGAGGTTCCACAGTGAGCGTGCTGGCACAAGTTCTCGAGCCCCTCGGCATCACCACAGCCGTCGGGGAGGAAGCCGACGTCGTCATCCTGCGGCACGTGCCGGACGCAGAACTCATCGCGCACCTGCGTGCTACTGGCCGCGTGGTGTGCTCCACCTCGCCGGAGGTGTTCGAGGCGCTCGGAGTGCCGACCGTACCCCTGCCACCTCATCCGTCGCACGACCCGCTGGTCGCCGACCCCGTGTACCCCGTGGACGCCGCGGGGCTGCGCTTCCCCT
Protein-coding regions in this window:
- a CDS encoding TrkA family potassium uptake protein, whose product is MMVAIAGAGKVGKSIARELAGIGHDVMLIDKDPVLVERSRIEGVDIVKADACEMASLDLVGLERCQVVVAATGDDKVNLVVSLLAKTEYGVPRVVARVNHPKNEWLFDEMWGVDVAVSTPRLLSALVEEAVAVGDLVRLLTFRQSKTNLVEMTLPHDSAVIGMAVGDVEWPVDTSLVAILREDRVISATQDDPLEVGDELLFVAAEEQEKALSDLLH
- a CDS encoding glycoside hydrolase family 3 protein, with the translated sequence MRRILVAGLAVALIGGCAASDTGDPAAVAADPPSSLATGDSAVDEVYEELTPRQRIRQLLMPSLDSLDPAAARALVRRTRPGGLIVMPQGTARQWRRVVQAAQAQARASGLPPLLIGADQENGSLVRRLRMPVTLPGAMVLGAAVAGNRGSGTTAAADAAEMTGRWLAAAGVNIDFAPVADVNVRPSNPVIGIRSPGAFPDVVGDAVTGQVSGFDAAGILSTAKHFPGHGDTATDSHLGLAKVTHSRAQMRRIDLPPFQDAVDAGIPAVMVAHVTVPAVDSKPATVSRKVVTGILRDEMGFDGLVVSDSLGMGAVASRPNLYRDVVAAGIDVLLMPNDPGAAVAEVRRAAGGAVLSRSRVRAAVRHVLAAKARLGLLDGRPQYPAMPGKADSRRVARTTAAAGITVLGTCRNLVRRGATVSGSGPVAVGVRQGLRAAGVGSGPTRIVVSPGSPGATDVWVATGPPYPALQAPARQRVLTYGDVQASGWAAGQALAGELTALGGLPVRGPKPCAAIG